CTGAAGACCATTCATGATATATGGCCTAACCTTGCGTTTTTTGTTCATGGCGGTGTAAGTTTTGAGCCTTATAAGAAAGGTTTTGAGAAGTTACTTGGCAAGCCTATTATTTATATAGAGACCTACCTGGCGAGTGAAGGGTTTATTGCTTACCAGGACAGGCCGCATGCGAAAGGTATGCGTTTGGTTACGAGTGAGCATATTTTCCTGGAGTTTGTGCCTTTTGATCATATCAATTTTGATGCTGACGGCAATATGATCGACAGTCCGAATGCGCTGATGATACATGAGGTGGAGGAAGGGAAGGATTATGCCTTGCTGATAAGCACTACTGCAGGTGCATGGCGTTACCTGATAGGTGATACCATTCGTTTTACCGATAAGGAAAGGTGTGAGATAGTTATTACCGGCCGTACGAAACATTTTCTGAGTCTTGTTGGAGAGCATTTGAGTGTTGACAATATGAATAAGGCGGTTCAGATGGTAGGTGAAGAGCTCAATATTTCTATTCCAGAATATACTGTTGTGGGTGAACCTTATGACAGTTTCTTTTGTCATCACTGGTATGTAGCGTGTGATGATGCTGTTGATCCGAAACTCCTGTGTACAAAAATTGATGAAAAGCTGAAGCAGTTGAACGACGACTATGCGGTTGAGCGTAAGAGTGCTCTCAAAGAGGTGTTCCTGGATGTGTTGCCTGAAGACCGTTTTATGGGATTTATGCATGCCAAAGGCAAGGTTGGCGGTCAGCATAAGTTTCCGAGGGTGTTGAAGGGCAAGATGCTGGAAGACTGGAAGAAATTTTTAAAAGGTGAGCTAGTATAATATGGTTATTGCTGCGTTCATAAAGGGGATGGCGTTGGGATTGTTATTGTGTATTTCGGTAGGCCCGGTTATCTTTTCCATTATAAAGCAGAGTATTAATAACGGTCATAAGGGAGGTTTTTTCTTTATTGCCGGGGTATCGGCGAGTGATGTTACGATTGTACTGATCTGCAATTTGTTTTCGGCTCTTTTTCAATCGGCCATGAACCATGAGCGTTTGATAGGTATTGCGGGAAGTATCTTTCTTGTATGCCTGGGGACCTATAATTGTTTTTTCAGGAAGTCGGAGGTAGCTGCTACCGCTGATGTTACGACGAAGGTATTCCGCAAGCGGGACCTTGCGGGGATCTTTTTTTCGGGTTATTTGATGAATACACTGAATCCGGGAGTATTTATATTCTGGTTTGCGGCGGCGGCGTCTATTATTGCGGATGCGAAGCTTGAGGTTCATCCTATACAATACCGCATTATCGTATTTTCGACGTGTTTATTACTAGTGTTGTTCTCCGATGTTCTGAAGGTATTTGGGGCGAATAAAATACGTTCGAAGCTGACGCCTCATAACATACATATCATCAACCGGATCTCGGGTTTAATCATGATTGGCTTTGGGGTGGTGCTTGCATGGCGGATACTTACGAATGCGCCGCTTGCGCATTAGATCGCTGCCTAAAGCAGCCATTAATAGCGCCGGCTTATGAGCGGCTTCAAGACGGCTTTAATGCGGCTTTAGGGCGGCTTTAACATTCGTGAAGCGCAAGCAAGTTGTTTATCGGTTAGTTTTACTTATGGTAAAAAAAATGCTGCTACTTTTTTTGCTGTTCTTGTCTTTAGGTTCGCTGGTTGCGCAAACGGGCTTTCCTCACGGACCTACTACTTCCCGCGACTATATCATTTTCAAGAAGCGTTATAAGACCATCCGTAATTATTTTGCGGGATCGTATATCAATTTCCGGCTTAATACTGGTCAGTGGGTTGAGGGTTCTGTTGTTCAGATCGCACGCGACTCGATGTGGATGAAGGATCAACGTATTCAGCTTATAGGAACGGGTTTTGGCAGCAAGATAGATACGGTAACGTTTGGTTACAGGCGGCTTGCGCTTTCGGAGATAGATGCAATGCCAAAAGAGGGCGAGAGCTGGGGATTTATAAAGAACGGGCTGTTGTTTAAGATAGCCGGCGCGGCTTATATAGGATTAAATGTGGTGAATGGACTGGGAAAGAATGCTGACCCTTTATTTGGTTCGGAGAACCTTCCGAAGCTGCTTACTGCCGCGGGGGTATATGCTTTTGGGACTGTACTGGGATGGGCCTATAAGCCTGAGTTCCGCATCGGGAAAAAATACCGTATTCAATATGTAGCGATGTAGTTGTATAACTCGGTTTGTGGTTCTTATCTTTACCGCATGAGAACCTTTTGGCGCTGGTTTTTACGCATTACCTTCTGGATGTTCCTTACTTCCTTTGTTTACCTTATTCTTTTGAAGTGGGTATTTCCTCCCATTACCATGACACAGATTGGAGCTGTTTTTGGCGGCTACGGTTTAAAGCGTGATTATGTGAGCTGGGACGAGATATCTCCGAATGTTAAGCTGGCTGCTATTGCCAGTGAGGATCAGCTTTTTCCTGACCATGGCGGATTTGACTGGAAGTCGCTTGAAAAGAGTTTATCTACGGTTCCCAAAAACAAGAAGCGGGTACGTGGCGGCGCAGCAAGTACTATTAGTCAGCAGACTGCGAAGAATGTATTTCTATGGCAAGGCAATGGCTTTATGCGTTATGTGCGTAAGTTGCCTGAGTTTTATTTTACACAATTATCGGAATGGATATGGGGTAAGAAGCGGATACTTGAGGTATATCTTAATTGTATTGAAATGGGGCCGGGGATCTTTGGTATAGAGGCTGCGGCGCAGCAATATTTTGGCAAACCTGCCAAGAACCTTACACGTGCAGAGGCTGCCAAGATCATTGCCTGTTTGCCTAACCCTAAGAAATATACTGTTAAGCCTGCCAGCCGCTGGGTAGCCTGGAAGTCGCAATGGATATTGAAGCAGATGAATGCCATTGCGGATGATCCGGAGGTGAAAGCGATAACGGAATAGGTGATAGCAGCATTTATGGAGATAGAAATGGCTGTTTTCTTTTGAGGTGAAGTTCAGGGCTGAGGATTTATTTTTATTAAAACCGTAACTGTGACCAAACTAATTTCAAAGCTGCCGGATGTAGGCACTACTATATTTACTGTGATGAGCCAGCTTGCGGCGAGTTATAATGCGGTGAACCTGGGCCAGGGGTTTCCTGATTTCCCGATGGACAGTCAGCTTACGGACCTGGTTAACAAGGCGATGAAAAACGGTTTTAACCAGTATGCGCATACGAGTGGTTTTATGCCGTTGCGGGAGAAGGTCGCTGAGAAAGCTGCGAAGTTATACCAGGCCAATATTAACGCTGATACGCAGATCACCATTACCCCTGGTGGTACTTATGCTATTTATACTGCCATTACCACTGTATTACAACCGGGTGATGAGGTTATTGTTTTTGAGCCGGCTTATGACAGTTATGTTCCCAATATTGTTATTAATGGCGCTGTTCCGGTATTTATTCCATTGCGATATCCGAGTTATTCGATTCCCTGGGAGGAGGTGAAACAGAAGGTATCGCCCAAGACGCGGATGATCATTATCAACTCGCCGCATAATCCTACGGGCAGTGTGCTTTCTGCTGACGACATGCAGCAGTTGCAGGATGTGACGCGCGACACTGATATTTTCATTGTAAGTGATGAGGTGTATGAGCACCTGATCTTTGATAATATCAGGCATGAAAGTGTACTCCGGTATCCCGAGTTGCTGGAGCGTAGTTTTGTATGTTTTTCTTTTGGCAAGACCTATCATTGTACGGGGTGGAAGCTGGGTTACTGTATAAGCTCACCGGCGTTGATGGCGGAGTTCAGGAAGGTACACCAGTTCAACAGTTTTTCTTCGAATACACCTGTGCAGGTGGCGCTGGCGGAGTTTCTGCAGTATGAGGAGGCGTATTTATCGCTGGGGCAATTTCTTCAGCATAAGCGAGATTATTTCTTGCAGCTGATGGAGCCAACGGGTTTCAAGCCTTTGCCATCGCATGGCAGTTATTTCCAGTGTTTCAGTTATGGTCATATGACGGATATGCCTGACCGGGATTTTGCTATCAAGCTTACCAAGGAGGCGGGGGTGGCTACTATTCCGGTATCGGCTTTTTATCGCAGCAACGGAGACCACAAGGTATTGCGGTTTTGCTTTGCGAAGAAAGCTTCGACGCTGGAGACGGCGGCGAAGAGGCTGGCGAAGGCGGCGTTGGGGTGAGGAATAGTATGAACTAAAGACTCAGAATCTAATCAGGCAATTTCAAGCTCTTTTTTAGTGTTTATTGCACTGACACCTTTTAAGTGATTGTTTTCTGACACAACTAATTTATAAGGACGATTAAAGGCCTCCTGAGATACTTTAAAATAAACGGACAACTTCCTTATCACCTCTTTTGAAAGTCCCTTTTTGTAGTTCAGAATATCTGAAATGTAACCTTTACTTATACCTAAAATGTCTACCAGATCTTTCGCTTTCAAGTTGTGATCCCTGATAAAAGAATGAAGTAACTTAATTGGATCAACCTGATTAAAACTATTGTGTTCTGCATCCCATTTTTCAATAAGTACAGTCAGCAAAGCAATCTCATCTTTTACATTCTTATCTTTTAAGGATAAAAAGACAAGGGACTCTAATTGATCGCAGTATTGTTTATACTGACCTTTACTGGTAATGACTTTATATTTAAGTGTTTCCATGTCCTATAGTTAATATTGATTAACACTAAATTGTTCATCTTTGCGGCAGAGTTTTTCATATTCTGCATGTGTTCCAATCCAGCAAATAAATAAATGAACTTGTTTGTCGCCAAAGGCGTATTTCACAAGCATTCTATGCTTATTGCCACCAATGTCAAGAATAGCCCTATCTGAACCATTTCCTAACAAATCTGTAGCAGGGAAAGTATCTTTCATATCAGCCGGACTTTTCCAGTCTGCATATTTCAGTTTGGCAAGAAACTCATTAAATCCTATCCGGCTTTGAGCGTTTTTCTTAGAAAAAGCCTCGATCGTTTCCTTTCTTATCAGGTGAACTTTCATAACAAAGCTAGTTTTTTTCTTCCAAAAGTTCACATTTTGTGAACTTTCTTTTTCCGGGATTTCTTAAGTTAAGTCTTATTCCTAATGCGGCAATTGCAGATTTTCTAAAAATCTCCCTTACGTGAAAATATCAGCTACTTAGTCTCTAATCTCCGCATTAAATGCGGAGATTATACTGTTTATTCACCGCAAGGGGGTAGTAATCAGCTATTTTTCAGGCCTTTTCCTGTAAAAGCGTCTTTACGCTACTGCCAAGTACGCAGAAAGCTATTTATAGGCTAAGCTTTCGTTAAGTTGGGGGGAGTGGCGTTTTGAACTTATTATCTTTGTGGCATGCTCAAAGAAACATTATACAAGGCCACTGAGGCCGGAGCCGCAGTTCTCAAAGAATACTTCAACGGCACATTTACCATCAGCAACAAAGAAGGTCTGAACAACTTAGTTACAGAAGCCGATTTCAAAAGTGAACAAGCTATTATAGCTGTGATTCGCGGACAATTTCCGGATCACCAGATATTAAGTGAAGAAGAAGGTACCCTGGTACAGGAATCGGAGTATAAGTGGATCATCGACCCTATCGACGGGACTATCAATTTCGCGAACGGTATTCCTATTTGTTGTGTAAGTATTGCGGTAGAACAAAACGGAGAGATGTTAATGGGGGTTGTTTACAATCCTTTTATGCAGGAGTTTTTCTTTGCTGAAAAAGGAAAGGGCGCCACCTTAAACGACAAGCCTATAGGCGTGAGCCAAAAGGACAACCTGCTCACCAGCTGCCTGGTAACTGGTTTCCCTTACACTTACCTGGATGCTCCTAACGGGCCCCTGGATATTTTTCCCAAGCTGATACGCAAAGGCATTCCCGTACGCCGTTTAGGCAGTGCCGCCATTGATCTTTGCTGGGTAGCCGCCGGTCGTTTCGACGGGTTCTATGAACATAAGTTACAGGCCTGGGACAGCGCCGCGGGTTTCCTCATACTGGAAGAAGCTGGCGGAAAGGTGACCGATTTCAAAGGTAACCGTTACAGTCCCTACCAGCCACATATATGCGCCACCAACGGCAAAATTCATGACGCCTTGTTAGCGGTAGTGAACGGAGGAGAGTTGTAGTAACAAAGCGATCATTTCTTTAGCAAGAGCCTAGTGTAACAGCATCAGTAGATCACTGATGCTGTTATTGTTATGCCTGGCGGGAGCGTTCAGACGCAGTAAGCCTGCGCAGTGCGGGTATCAGGCGGCGGAATGTAACTGTACCGCGGGTTGGGACGGGGCGGTAATTTCGATACATTTACGTTGTTTTGCATTCCGGATTCCCTATTTGCAGCACTATTTCCTGCCCGGACCGGTATAGCAGGCATCATATAAAAAAGTTTATGGAAGAAAGAACAGAAGTTGCTTCCCTCGGGGAGTTTGGGTTGATAGAGCATCTGACCAAGAATTTCGAGACGCAGCAAGCGTCGACAGTGGTAAGTGTAGGCGATGATGCTGCCGTGATCGATCATTTTGGTAAACAAACGGTTATCACTACCGATCTTTTAATAGAAGGGGTTCATTTCGATCTTATGTATACTCCGCTGAAACATCTTGGCTACAAGAGTGTAGTGGTGAATTTAAGTGATGTTTATGCCATGAATGCGATGCCAACCCAGATCACTATGAGCATCGGCATCAGCAACCGCTTTAGCGTGGAAGCTCTTGACGAGTTTTACGAGGGGGTATTTGCGGCGTGCCAGAAGTATGGCGTTGACCTGATAGGAGGTGATACTTCGGCCTCTCAAAAGGGCTTTATTATTTCCGTTACGGCAATTGGCGAAGTTGCTCCCAACCGCTTTGTAAAGCGCAGCACGGCGAAGAAAGGCGATCTTATTTGTGTAACGGGCAATGTGGGTGGGGCCTTCCTGGGTCTTACCCTGCTTGAAAGGGAGAAAAGGATATACCTTGAAAATCCGCAGGTACAGCCGGATCTTGAAAGCGAGGATTATATTGTAGGCAGGTTGTTAAAGCCTGAAGCACGCAAAGATATCATCGAGTTTTTCGAGCAGCAGGATATTACACCTACGGCTATGATGGATGTAAGTGACGGGGTGAGCAGCGAGGTATTACATCTTTGCCGTCAGAGTCGTTTAGGATGCAGGATTTATGAAGAGAAGTTACCGATAGCGCCGCAGGCCCGGCAGGCGGCATTCAAGTTTGGTCTTGACCCGACTGTATGTGCGCTGAACGGCGGTGAAGATTACGAGCTTATTTTCACTATGAGCCAGGATGACTACGACAAAATCACGTTACAAGAGGAGATTGCAGTAATCGGCTATATGACCGATGAAGAAGAGGGTCGTAAGTTCATTACCAAGGGCGGTAATTTACACGATATCAATGCGCAGGGCTGGAATGCCTTTCAGAAGTAAACAGCAATAACCTATTTCAGGCATGAGGATGAGACGGCGGCCTGCCCTGCAGGTTTTCACTCTAATGATAGTAGTTTGTATGAGTTCCTGCGCTACGCGCAGGAACGCCACAAACATCCTGCAACAGAAATGGGCCCCGCAACAATTGCAGGCAGAGGTTACCTTACTGGAAAAGATACTGGAAGCCAACCATCCCAGTTTATACCTGTTCACTCCCAAGGATAGCATGGATCATTTGTTCCGGGATTTAAAAACAGGCATTACCGATTCATTGACCCTGGCGCAGTATAGAAATAGATTAGCTGCCGTTATCAGCGCTATCAAATGCGGACATACTGCCATCAGGTTTCCCGAAAAATATACTGACGCATCTCTGCGTCAGCGACATAGTCCCCGGTTTCCTTTAAGTATCAAGACCTGGGATGACAGCCTGGTAGTGATGCAGAACCTTATCAGAAAAGACAGTACTATCAAACGCGGGACTATCATCACTTCTATCAATGGGTTCAGTCCGCGTCAAATCATCGATTCTTTATCGCGATTCATAGGCAGTGACGGCTATGCCTATAATTTCAAGAGCCAGCTCATTTCATTCAATTTTGGCGCTCATTACCAGAATGCATTCGGGACAGACAGCAGCTACCTGGTGGGTTATATCGACGATAACGGTGTGCAACGCAGTACTTTGTTACCCAACTTCATATTGAAGCCTGACAGTCCCAGAACCATACGCCCTATCGTTCCACAGCAACCGCCGTTAACGCGCAGGGAAATCCGCAAAGCTGCATTGGCAGGCAAACGCAGTATTTATACGGATACGGCATTGAACACCGCCTTTATGCGGGTAGCTACGTTCAGCAGTGGGCAGTTACGCCGGTTCTTCCGCCAGTCGTTCAAGCAATTAGCTAAAGACAGTATTGGCAACCTGGTGATAGATCTACGTGAGAATGGCGGCGGCAATATAGGTGTGAGCAACCGTTTCATCCGTTACCTGACAGACCATCCTTTCAAGGTTGCCGACAGTGTATTTGCGCAAAGCCGCAGCCTGAAGTACGGGCGTTATATACATCCCAAATGGGTGTATTGGTTAACGATGCAGCTAACCAGTCATAAGCGTAAAGACGGCAATTATCATTTTGGATTTTATGAGCGGCATACGTTTCAACCCGGGCGGCGTCATCATTTCAACGGCCAGGTATATGTGTTACACGGAGGTTTTACTTTTTCTGCAGCCGCCATGGTGGTATCGCATTTAAAGGGACAGCAGAACGTAATAACAACGGGAGAAGAAACCGGCGGCGGCAGTTTTGGCAACAACTCGGTTCACCTGCCTATGATACAACTTCCCTATACCGGTATGCAGATAGTGTTGCCACTATATCGCGTTGTATTGAATTCCGCTGCTTATGAAAAGGGGGAAGGCATTCGTCCTGATCTTCCGATACCACCTTCTTCTGCTGCTATCAGGGAAGGGATAGACATCAAGATAGAAACTATAAAAACGCTGATAAGGACAAATCCTCATCCAATACGACAAATTCCGCC
The Filimonas effusa genome window above contains:
- a CDS encoding methionine aminotransferase, which gives rise to MTKLISKLPDVGTTIFTVMSQLAASYNAVNLGQGFPDFPMDSQLTDLVNKAMKNGFNQYAHTSGFMPLREKVAEKAAKLYQANINADTQITITPGGTYAIYTAITTVLQPGDEVIVFEPAYDSYVPNIVINGAVPVFIPLRYPSYSIPWEEVKQKVSPKTRMIIINSPHNPTGSVLSADDMQQLQDVTRDTDIFIVSDEVYEHLIFDNIRHESVLRYPELLERSFVCFSFGKTYHCTGWKLGYCISSPALMAEFRKVHQFNSFSSNTPVQVALAEFLQYEEAYLSLGQFLQHKRDYFLQLMEPTGFKPLPSHGSYFQCFSYGHMTDMPDRDFAIKLTKEAGVATIPVSAFYRSNGDHKVLRFCFAKKASTLETAAKRLAKAALG
- a CDS encoding inositol monophosphatase family protein gives rise to the protein MLKETLYKATEAGAAVLKEYFNGTFTISNKEGLNNLVTEADFKSEQAIIAVIRGQFPDHQILSEEEGTLVQESEYKWIIDPIDGTINFANGIPICCVSIAVEQNGEMLMGVVYNPFMQEFFFAEKGKGATLNDKPIGVSQKDNLLTSCLVTGFPYTYLDAPNGPLDIFPKLIRKGIPVRRLGSAAIDLCWVAAGRFDGFYEHKLQAWDSAAGFLILEEAGGKVTDFKGNRYSPYQPHICATNGKIHDALLAVVNGGEL
- a CDS encoding helix-turn-helix domain-containing protein — encoded protein: METLKYKVITSKGQYKQYCDQLESLVFLSLKDKNVKDEIALLTVLIEKWDAEHNSFNQVDPIKLLHSFIRDHNLKAKDLVDILGISKGYISDILNYKKGLSKEVIRKLSVYFKVSQEAFNRPYKLVVSENNHLKGVSAINTKKELEIA
- the thiL gene encoding thiamine-phosphate kinase, which codes for MEERTEVASLGEFGLIEHLTKNFETQQASTVVSVGDDAAVIDHFGKQTVITTDLLIEGVHFDLMYTPLKHLGYKSVVVNLSDVYAMNAMPTQITMSIGISNRFSVEALDEFYEGVFAACQKYGVDLIGGDTSASQKGFIISVTAIGEVAPNRFVKRSTAKKGDLICVTGNVGGAFLGLTLLEREKRIYLENPQVQPDLESEDYIVGRLLKPEARKDIIEFFEQQDITPTAMMDVSDGVSSEVLHLCRQSRLGCRIYEEKLPIAPQARQAAFKFGLDPTVCALNGGEDYELIFTMSQDDYDKITLQEEIAVIGYMTDEEEGRKFITKGGNLHDINAQGWNAFQK
- a CDS encoding type II toxin-antitoxin system HigB family toxin — encoded protein: MKVHLIRKETIEAFSKKNAQSRIGFNEFLAKLKYADWKSPADMKDTFPATDLLGNGSDRAILDIGGNKHRMLVKYAFGDKQVHLFICWIGTHAEYEKLCRKDEQFSVNQY
- a CDS encoding GH3 family domain-containing protein; translation: MAIFDIQLPASIARALRLPQNNPRRQQLRVLKKLLRKARFTQFGQKYRFDEILMAKDPGKRFQELVPTYNYNKIYEEWWHQTLEGKPGVCWPKKIKYYALSSGTSEAASKYIPITNDLLRGNKMVMIKQLFSLRNYTDIPVKSIGKGWLTLGGSTELEKGPGYYAGDLSGITARKAPFWFQPFYKPGKKIARQRDWNKKLEEIVAKAPEWDIGFIVGVPAWIQMCMEMIIEKYNLKTIHDIWPNLAFFVHGGVSFEPYKKGFEKLLGKPIIYIETYLASEGFIAYQDRPHAKGMRLVTSEHIFLEFVPFDHINFDADGNMIDSPNALMIHEVEEGKDYALLISTTAGAWRYLIGDTIRFTDKERCEIVITGRTKHFLSLVGEHLSVDNMNKAVQMVGEELNISIPEYTVVGEPYDSFFCHHWYVACDDAVDPKLLCTKIDEKLKQLNDDYAVERKSALKEVFLDVLPEDRFMGFMHAKGKVGGQHKFPRVLKGKMLEDWKKFLKGELV
- a CDS encoding S41 family peptidase — protein: MSSCATRRNATNILQQKWAPQQLQAEVTLLEKILEANHPSLYLFTPKDSMDHLFRDLKTGITDSLTLAQYRNRLAAVISAIKCGHTAIRFPEKYTDASLRQRHSPRFPLSIKTWDDSLVVMQNLIRKDSTIKRGTIITSINGFSPRQIIDSLSRFIGSDGYAYNFKSQLISFNFGAHYQNAFGTDSSYLVGYIDDNGVQRSTLLPNFILKPDSPRTIRPIVPQQPPLTRREIRKAALAGKRSIYTDTALNTAFMRVATFSSGQLRRFFRQSFKQLAKDSIGNLVIDLRENGGGNIGVSNRFIRYLTDHPFKVADSVFAQSRSLKYGRYIHPKWVYWLTMQLTSHKRKDGNYHFGFYERHTFQPGRRHHFNGQVYVLHGGFTFSAAAMVVSHLKGQQNVITTGEETGGGSFGNNSVHLPMIQLPYTGMQIVLPLYRVVLNSAAYEKGEGIRPDLPIPPSSAAIREGIDIKIETIKTLIRTNPHPIRQIPPRNQL
- the mtgA gene encoding monofunctional biosynthetic peptidoglycan transglycosylase; translation: MRTFWRWFLRITFWMFLTSFVYLILLKWVFPPITMTQIGAVFGGYGLKRDYVSWDEISPNVKLAAIASEDQLFPDHGGFDWKSLEKSLSTVPKNKKRVRGGAASTISQQTAKNVFLWQGNGFMRYVRKLPEFYFTQLSEWIWGKKRILEVYLNCIEMGPGIFGIEAAAQQYFGKPAKNLTRAEAAKIIACLPNPKKYTVKPASRWVAWKSQWILKQMNAIADDPEVKAITE
- a CDS encoding LysE family translocator, whose product is MVIAAFIKGMALGLLLCISVGPVIFSIIKQSINNGHKGGFFFIAGVSASDVTIVLICNLFSALFQSAMNHERLIGIAGSIFLVCLGTYNCFFRKSEVAATADVTTKVFRKRDLAGIFFSGYLMNTLNPGVFIFWFAAAASIIADAKLEVHPIQYRIIVFSTCLLLVLFSDVLKVFGANKIRSKLTPHNIHIINRISGLIMIGFGVVLAWRILTNAPLAH